A genomic segment from Elusimicrobium sp. encodes:
- a CDS encoding HAD family hydrolase, whose protein sequence is MKLAIFDLDGTLLDTIADLEGGCNTALTAMGFEKLKEGECVTYVGNGVVKLLERSLPLSHRSTENVARARKIFFEYYDSHLWDYTRPYPGICEMLKTFQERGVLLAVASNKYQSATERLVKHFFPEIKFVSVLGQREGVPIKPDPTIVEEILNFAQVAKEDALYVGDSDVDMMTAQRAGVRSCGVTWGFKSREVLASYHPAFLADKTSDILEII, encoded by the coding sequence ATGAAATTAGCAATTTTTGATTTGGACGGAACTTTGCTCGACACCATTGCCGACTTGGAAGGCGGCTGCAATACGGCTCTTACCGCAATGGGTTTTGAAAAATTAAAAGAGGGCGAGTGTGTTACTTATGTGGGAAACGGAGTGGTAAAACTGCTGGAACGTTCCCTTCCGCTTTCTCACCGAAGCACCGAAAATGTAGCGCGTGCAAGAAAGATTTTTTTTGAGTATTACGATTCTCACTTATGGGATTATACCCGCCCTTATCCGGGCATTTGCGAAATGTTAAAAACCTTTCAGGAGCGCGGAGTATTGTTGGCGGTAGCGTCCAATAAATATCAAAGTGCTACGGAAAGGTTGGTAAAACATTTCTTTCCCGAAATAAAATTTGTATCCGTATTGGGGCAACGCGAAGGAGTGCCGATAAAGCCCGACCCGACGATTGTGGAAGAAATTTTGAACTTTGCCCAAGTGGCCAAAGAAGATGCCTTATATGTGGGCGATTCCGACGTGGATATGATGACGGCACAACGGGCAGGGGTGCGTTCCTGCGGGGTAACCTGGGGTTTCAAAAGCCGTGAAGTGTTG
- a CDS encoding alpha/beta hydrolase — MNSVWYIIFVILGSIAVIALTTVWFCMRAARKVLHPASKRKPLTIWPDQYGLPYENISFKTQDNVQIKGWFIPCAEESVKTIILMHGWGMNRSDILKNTYFLRDLGFNLCYFDFRALGESGGKTSSIGYLEVNDVSAAIKFLKETRPQLCQKIGLYGLSMGAMVAICEAARNPEIMCVVAEASYYSFRRVVSRWAWVRHRVPYFPLIPIILHYIRKYLGANPERYSPKYNIPKISPRPVFIIHGRRDNIVPGSQARMLYKKAKDPKEMWIVPGATHNKCAEVGGYEYKQRLADFFREHL; from the coding sequence ATGAATTCCGTTTGGTATATTATTTTTGTCATACTCGGTTCGATTGCGGTAATTGCTTTAACTACCGTATGGTTTTGTATGCGCGCGGCGCGGAAGGTTCTTCATCCTGCTTCCAAACGCAAACCCCTCACCATTTGGCCGGATCAGTATGGTTTGCCCTACGAAAATATTTCCTTCAAAACGCAAGACAATGTGCAAATTAAAGGGTGGTTTATCCCTTGTGCGGAAGAATCGGTTAAAACCATTATTCTTATGCACGGGTGGGGCATGAACCGCTCGGATATTTTGAAGAACACTTACTTTCTGCGCGATTTGGGTTTTAACTTGTGTTACTTCGATTTTCGCGCTTTGGGTGAGAGCGGCGGTAAGACCAGTTCTATCGGCTATTTGGAAGTAAACGATGTAAGTGCGGCTATTAAATTTTTGAAGGAAACCCGCCCTCAACTTTGCCAAAAAATAGGGTTGTATGGTTTGTCCATGGGAGCCATGGTAGCCATTTGTGAGGCCGCCCGAAACCCGGAAATTATGTGTGTGGTGGCGGAGGCTTCTTATTATTCGTTCCGACGGGTAGTTTCCCGTTGGGCATGGGTGCGCCACCGGGTGCCTTATTTCCCGCTTATTCCCATTATTTTGCACTATATCCGCAAGTATTTGGGAGCCAACCCGGAACGCTATAGCCCTAAATACAATATCCCTAAAATTTCCCCGAGGCCGGTTTTTATTATTCACGGCCGCCGCGATAATATAGTGCCCGGTTCTCAAGCCAGGATGCTTTATAAAAAAGCAAAAGACCCCAAAGAAATGTGGATTGTTCCCGGGGCTACTCACAATAAATGTGCCGAAGTCGGCGGGTATGAATACAAACAACGCTTGGCAGATTTTTTCCGTGAACATTTATAA
- a CDS encoding NAD(P)H-hydrate dehydratase — protein MKEITREWVRSLLPIRRPEAHKGSFGRVLVVAGSREMCGAGLLCAKSALLAGAGLVFWALPESMQPSFAAALPEAITLPLPETESGKISAEGWPVLKNFCSKHGPSLLVVGPGMGESPLLPILFRENTLPTVIDADALNYLAGVQEFPRVPAIFTPHPGEAARLLGQDFTPAKEEERLSALQGLVALTKAVCVLKGRQTLVGAPHQTEVYRNTTGGVALAKGGSGDVLSGVIAGLWAQLGSAEKFDISSALKACLCGVYVHGLAGDLAAKIKTDYGVLAGFTAENIPSAIKEIVE, from the coding sequence ATGAAAGAAATTACACGCGAATGGGTGCGTTCATTATTACCGATTCGTCGTCCCGAGGCCCACAAGGGCTCTTTCGGGCGGGTGTTGGTGGTGGCAGGTTCGCGCGAAATGTGCGGGGCCGGATTGTTATGCGCCAAAAGCGCACTTTTAGCAGGGGCCGGACTTGTTTTCTGGGCATTACCCGAAAGTATGCAACCTTCGTTTGCCGCTGCCTTACCGGAGGCCATTACACTACCTTTGCCGGAAACCGAAAGCGGGAAAATTTCTGCGGAAGGTTGGCCTGTATTAAAAAATTTTTGTTCCAAGCACGGCCCCTCTTTGCTGGTTGTGGGGCCGGGTATGGGGGAAAGCCCCCTGTTGCCGATTTTGTTTCGGGAAAATACTTTGCCCACAGTTATAGATGCTGATGCTCTTAATTACTTGGCCGGTGTGCAGGAATTTCCGCGTGTGCCCGCTATTTTTACTCCGCATCCCGGAGAAGCCGCCCGTTTGTTGGGGCAAGATTTCACTCCTGCTAAGGAAGAAGAAAGACTTTCGGCTTTACAAGGCCTGGTTGCTTTAACGAAAGCGGTATGCGTTCTGAAAGGACGGCAGACCTTGGTCGGAGCACCTCATCAAACGGAAGTGTACCGAAACACTACGGGCGGGGTGGCTTTGGCAAAGGGCGGAAGCGGAGATGTTCTGTCCGGCGTGATAGCCGGTTTGTGGGCTCAACTGGGCTCAGCGGAAAAATTTGATATTTCCAGTGCGTTAAAGGCCTGCCTATGTGGAGTTTATGTGCATGGCTTGGCGGGCGATTTGGCCGCCAAAATAAAAACGGATTATGGCGTGCTTGCAGGTTTTACGGCTGAAAATATACCGTCTGCGATAAAAGAAATAGTAGAATAG